From a region of the Globicephala melas chromosome 19, mGloMel1.2, whole genome shotgun sequence genome:
- the KCNC3 gene encoding voltage-gated potassium channel KCNC3 isoform X2 has translation MLSSVCVSSFRGRQGSSKQQPVSPPQPSESPLPLPPPPPPPPPPPLQQQQQPAQPGPAASPAGPPAPRGPGGRRAEPCPGLPAAAMGRHGGGGGDSGKIVINVGGVRHETYRSTLRTLPGTRLAGLTEPEAAARFDYDPGADEFFFDRHPGVFAYVLNYYRTGKLHCPADVCGPLFEEELGFWGIDETDVEACCWMTYRQHRDAEEALDSFEAPDPSGAANAANAAGAHDAGLDDEAGAGGGGLDGAGGELKRLCFQDAGGGAGGPPGGAGGAGGTWWRRWQPRVWALFEDPYSSRAARYVAFASLFFILISITTFCLETHEGFIHISNKTVTQASPIPGAPPENITNVEVETEPFLTYVEGVCVVWFTFEFLMRITFCPDKVEFLKSSLNIIDCVAILPFYLEVGLSGLSSKAAKDVLGFLRVVRFVRILRIFKLTRHFVGLRVLGHTLRASTNEFLLLIIFLALGVLIFATMIYYAERIGADPDDILGSNHTYFKNIPIGFWWAVVTMTTLGYGDMYPKTWSGMLVGALCALAGVLTIAMPVPVIVNNFGMYYSLAMAKQKLPKKKNKHIPRPPQPGSPNYCKPDPPPPPPPHPHHSSGSISPPPPITPPSMGVTVAGAYPPGPHTHPGLLRGGAGGLGIMGLPPLPAPGEPCPLAQEEVIEINRADPRPNGDPAAAALAHEDCPAIDQPAMSPEDKSPITPGSRGRYSRDRACFLLTDYAPSPDGSIRKATGAPPLPPQDWRKPGPPSFLPDLNANAAAWISP, from the exons ATGCTGAGCTCAGTCTGCGTCTCATCCTTCCGCGGGCGCCAGGGGTCCAGCAAACAGCAGCCGGTGTCGCCGCCGCAGCCGTCCGAGTCCCCGCTGCCGCTGCccccgccgccaccgccaccgccaccgccgccgctgcagcagcagcagcagcctgcaCAGCCCGGCCCCGCCGCGTCCCCGGCGGGCCCTCCGGCACCCCGCGGGCCCGGGGGCCGGCGCGCCGAGCCATGCCCCGGGCTGCCGGCGGCGGCCATGGGGCGGcacggcggcggcggtggcgacAGTGGCAAGATCGTGATCAACGTGGGCGGCGTGCGCCATGAGACGTACCGCTCGACGCTGCGCACCCTGCCGGGGACGCGGCTGGCCGGCTTGACGGAGCCCGAGGCGGCGGCGCGCTTCGACTACGACCCGGGCGCCGATGAGTTCTTCTTTGACCGGCATCCGGGTGTCTTCGCCTACGTGCTCAACTACTACCGCACTGGCAAGCTGCATTGCCCGGCCGACGTGTGCGGGCCGCTCTTCGAGGAGGAGCTCGGCTTTTGGGGCATCGACGAGACCGACGTGGAGGCCTGCTGCTGGATGACCTACCGGCAGCACCGGGACGCCGAGGAAGCGCTCGACTCCTTCGAGGCACCCGACCCCTCGGGCGCCGCCAACGCTGCCAACGCTGCGGGCGCCCATGACGCGGGCCTGGACGACGAGgcgggcgcgggcggcggcggcctGGACGGCGCGGGCGGCGAGCTCAAGCGCCTCTGCTTCCAGGACGCTGGCGGCGGCGCCGGGGGCCCGCCAGGGGGcgcgggcggcgcgggcggcaCGTGGTGGCGCCGCTGGCAGCCCCGCGTGTGGGCGCTCTTCGAGGACCCCTACTCGTCGCGGGCCGCCAGG TACGTGGCCTTCGCCTCCCTCTTCTTCATCCTCATCTCCATCACCACCTTCTGCCTGGAGACCCACGAGGGTTTCATCCACATCAGCAACAAGACAGTGACGCAGGCCTCCCCGATCCCTGGGGCTCCGCCGGAGAACATCACCAATGTGGAGGTGGAGACAGAGCCCTTCCTGACCTAcgtggagggtgtgtgtgtcgTCTGGTTCACCTTTGAGTTTCTCATGCGCATCACCTTCTGCCCAGACAAGGTGGAATTTCTCAAGAGCAGCCTCAACATCATCGACTGTGTGGCCATCCTGCCCTTCTATCTGGAGGTGGGGCTCTCGGGCCTCAGTTCCAAGGCCGCCAAAGACGTGCTGGGCTTCCTGCGGGTCGTCCGCTTTGTCCGGATCCTGCGCATCTTCAAGCTCACGCGGCACTTCGTGGGGCTGCGCGTGCTGGGCCACACTCTCCGTGCCAGCACCAATGAGTTCCTGCTACTCATCATCTTCCTGGCGCTTGGTGTGCTCATCTTCGCCACTATGATCTACTACGCTGAGCGCATTGGCGCTGACCCCGATGACATCCTGGGCTCCAACCACACCTACTTCAAGAACATCCCCATCGGCTTCTGGTGGGCCGTGGTCACCATGACAACCCTGGGCTACGGAGACATGTACCCCAAGACGTGGTCAGGGATGCTGGTTGGGGCGCTGTGTGCCCTGGCTGGGGTGCTCACCATCGCCATGCCCGTGCCCGTCATTGTCAACAACTTTGGCATGTACTATTCGCTGGCCATGGCCAAACAGAAGCTGCCCAAGAAGAAGAATAAACATATTCCCCGGCCTCCGCAGCCCGGCTCGCCCAACTATTGCAAGCCCGACCCACCGCCACCGCCCCCGCCCCATCCTCACCACAGCAGTGGCAGCATCAGCCCTCCACCACCCATCACCCCGCCCTCCATGGGGGTGACTGTGGCAGGGGCCTACCCACCAGGGCCCCACACGCACCCCGGGCTGCTCAGGGGGGGAGCGGGTGGGCTCGGGATCATGGGGCTgcctcctctgcctgcccctgGGGAGCCTTGCCCATTGGCTCAGGAGGAAGTGATTGAGATCAACCGGGCAG ATCCTCGCCCCAACGGGGACCCTGCAGCAGCTGCGCTTGCCCACGAGGACTGCCCAGCTATTGACCAGCCCGCCATGTCACCAGAAGACAAGAGCCCCATCACCCCCGGGAGCCGGGGCCGCTACAGCCGGGACCGAGCCTGCTTCCTGCTCACTGACTATGCCCCTTCCCCTGATGGCTCCATCCGGAAAG ccactgGTGCTCCCCCACTGCCCCCCCAAGACTGGCGTAAGCCAGGCCCCCCAAGCTTCTTGCCCGACCTCAACGCCAACGCTGCAGCCTGGATATCCCCCTAG
- the KCNC3 gene encoding voltage-gated potassium channel KCNC3 isoform X1 — protein sequence MLSSVCVSSFRGRQGSSKQQPVSPPQPSESPLPLPPPPPPPPPPPLQQQQQPAQPGPAASPAGPPAPRGPGGRRAEPCPGLPAAAMGRHGGGGGDSGKIVINVGGVRHETYRSTLRTLPGTRLAGLTEPEAAARFDYDPGADEFFFDRHPGVFAYVLNYYRTGKLHCPADVCGPLFEEELGFWGIDETDVEACCWMTYRQHRDAEEALDSFEAPDPSGAANAANAAGAHDAGLDDEAGAGGGGLDGAGGELKRLCFQDAGGGAGGPPGGAGGAGGTWWRRWQPRVWALFEDPYSSRAARYVAFASLFFILISITTFCLETHEGFIHISNKTVTQASPIPGAPPENITNVEVETEPFLTYVEGVCVVWFTFEFLMRITFCPDKVEFLKSSLNIIDCVAILPFYLEVGLSGLSSKAAKDVLGFLRVVRFVRILRIFKLTRHFVGLRVLGHTLRASTNEFLLLIIFLALGVLIFATMIYYAERIGADPDDILGSNHTYFKNIPIGFWWAVVTMTTLGYGDMYPKTWSGMLVGALCALAGVLTIAMPVPVIVNNFGMYYSLAMAKQKLPKKKNKHIPRPPQPGSPNYCKPDPPPPPPPHPHHSSGSISPPPPITPPSMGVTVAGAYPPGPHTHPGLLRGGAGGLGIMGLPPLPAPGEPCPLAQEEVIEINRADPRPNGDPAAAALAHEDCPAIDQPAMSPEDKSPITPGSRGRYSRDRACFLLTDYAPSPDGSIRKGYEKSRSLSSIAGLSGVSLRLAPLATPPGSPRAARRAPPTLPSIL from the exons ATGCTGAGCTCAGTCTGCGTCTCATCCTTCCGCGGGCGCCAGGGGTCCAGCAAACAGCAGCCGGTGTCGCCGCCGCAGCCGTCCGAGTCCCCGCTGCCGCTGCccccgccgccaccgccaccgccaccgccgccgctgcagcagcagcagcagcctgcaCAGCCCGGCCCCGCCGCGTCCCCGGCGGGCCCTCCGGCACCCCGCGGGCCCGGGGGCCGGCGCGCCGAGCCATGCCCCGGGCTGCCGGCGGCGGCCATGGGGCGGcacggcggcggcggtggcgacAGTGGCAAGATCGTGATCAACGTGGGCGGCGTGCGCCATGAGACGTACCGCTCGACGCTGCGCACCCTGCCGGGGACGCGGCTGGCCGGCTTGACGGAGCCCGAGGCGGCGGCGCGCTTCGACTACGACCCGGGCGCCGATGAGTTCTTCTTTGACCGGCATCCGGGTGTCTTCGCCTACGTGCTCAACTACTACCGCACTGGCAAGCTGCATTGCCCGGCCGACGTGTGCGGGCCGCTCTTCGAGGAGGAGCTCGGCTTTTGGGGCATCGACGAGACCGACGTGGAGGCCTGCTGCTGGATGACCTACCGGCAGCACCGGGACGCCGAGGAAGCGCTCGACTCCTTCGAGGCACCCGACCCCTCGGGCGCCGCCAACGCTGCCAACGCTGCGGGCGCCCATGACGCGGGCCTGGACGACGAGgcgggcgcgggcggcggcggcctGGACGGCGCGGGCGGCGAGCTCAAGCGCCTCTGCTTCCAGGACGCTGGCGGCGGCGCCGGGGGCCCGCCAGGGGGcgcgggcggcgcgggcggcaCGTGGTGGCGCCGCTGGCAGCCCCGCGTGTGGGCGCTCTTCGAGGACCCCTACTCGTCGCGGGCCGCCAGG TACGTGGCCTTCGCCTCCCTCTTCTTCATCCTCATCTCCATCACCACCTTCTGCCTGGAGACCCACGAGGGTTTCATCCACATCAGCAACAAGACAGTGACGCAGGCCTCCCCGATCCCTGGGGCTCCGCCGGAGAACATCACCAATGTGGAGGTGGAGACAGAGCCCTTCCTGACCTAcgtggagggtgtgtgtgtcgTCTGGTTCACCTTTGAGTTTCTCATGCGCATCACCTTCTGCCCAGACAAGGTGGAATTTCTCAAGAGCAGCCTCAACATCATCGACTGTGTGGCCATCCTGCCCTTCTATCTGGAGGTGGGGCTCTCGGGCCTCAGTTCCAAGGCCGCCAAAGACGTGCTGGGCTTCCTGCGGGTCGTCCGCTTTGTCCGGATCCTGCGCATCTTCAAGCTCACGCGGCACTTCGTGGGGCTGCGCGTGCTGGGCCACACTCTCCGTGCCAGCACCAATGAGTTCCTGCTACTCATCATCTTCCTGGCGCTTGGTGTGCTCATCTTCGCCACTATGATCTACTACGCTGAGCGCATTGGCGCTGACCCCGATGACATCCTGGGCTCCAACCACACCTACTTCAAGAACATCCCCATCGGCTTCTGGTGGGCCGTGGTCACCATGACAACCCTGGGCTACGGAGACATGTACCCCAAGACGTGGTCAGGGATGCTGGTTGGGGCGCTGTGTGCCCTGGCTGGGGTGCTCACCATCGCCATGCCCGTGCCCGTCATTGTCAACAACTTTGGCATGTACTATTCGCTGGCCATGGCCAAACAGAAGCTGCCCAAGAAGAAGAATAAACATATTCCCCGGCCTCCGCAGCCCGGCTCGCCCAACTATTGCAAGCCCGACCCACCGCCACCGCCCCCGCCCCATCCTCACCACAGCAGTGGCAGCATCAGCCCTCCACCACCCATCACCCCGCCCTCCATGGGGGTGACTGTGGCAGGGGCCTACCCACCAGGGCCCCACACGCACCCCGGGCTGCTCAGGGGGGGAGCGGGTGGGCTCGGGATCATGGGGCTgcctcctctgcctgcccctgGGGAGCCTTGCCCATTGGCTCAGGAGGAAGTGATTGAGATCAACCGGGCAG ATCCTCGCCCCAACGGGGACCCTGCAGCAGCTGCGCTTGCCCACGAGGACTGCCCAGCTATTGACCAGCCCGCCATGTCACCAGAAGACAAGAGCCCCATCACCCCCGGGAGCCGGGGCCGCTACAGCCGGGACCGAGCCTGCTTCCTGCTCACTGACTATGCCCCTTCCCCTGATGGCTCCATCCGGAAAG gttACGAGAAATCCCGCAGCCTGAGCAGCATCGCGGGCCTGAGCGGGGTGTCCCTGCGCCTCGCCCCCCTTGCCACTCCCCCTGGCTCTCCCAGGGCCGCCCGCCGCGctcccccaaccctgccctcCATCCTCTAG
- the KCNC3 gene encoding voltage-gated potassium channel KCNC3 isoform X3, with protein sequence MLSSVCVSSFRGRQGSSKQQPVSPPQPSESPLPLPPPPPPPPPPPLQQQQQPAQPGPAASPAGPPAPRGPGGRRAEPCPGLPAAAMGRHGGGGGDSGKIVINVGGVRHETYRSTLRTLPGTRLAGLTEPEAAARFDYDPGADEFFFDRHPGVFAYVLNYYRTGKLHCPADVCGPLFEEELGFWGIDETDVEACCWMTYRQHRDAEEALDSFEAPDPSGAANAANAAGAHDAGLDDEAGAGGGGLDGAGGELKRLCFQDAGGGAGGPPGGAGGAGGTWWRRWQPRVWALFEDPYSSRAARYVAFASLFFILISITTFCLETHEGFIHISNKTVTQASPIPGAPPENITNVEVETEPFLTYVEGVCVVWFTFEFLMRITFCPDKVEFLKSSLNIIDCVAILPFYLEVGLSGLSSKAAKDVLGFLRVVRFVRILRIFKLTRHFVGLRVLGHTLRASTNEFLLLIIFLALGVLIFATMIYYAERIGADPDDILGSNHTYFKNIPIGFWWAVVTMTTLGYGDMYPKTWSGMLVGALCALAGVLTIAMPVPVIVNNFGMYYSLAMAKQKLPKKKNKHIPRPPQPGSPNYCKPDPPPPPPPHPHHSSGSISPPPPITPPSMGVTVAGAYPPGPHTHPGLLRGGAGGLGIMGLPPLPAPGEPCPLAQEEVIEINRADPRPNGDPAAAALAHEDCPAIDQPAMSPEDKSPITPGSRGRYSRDRACFLLTDYAPSPDGSIRKALVTA encoded by the exons ATGCTGAGCTCAGTCTGCGTCTCATCCTTCCGCGGGCGCCAGGGGTCCAGCAAACAGCAGCCGGTGTCGCCGCCGCAGCCGTCCGAGTCCCCGCTGCCGCTGCccccgccgccaccgccaccgccaccgccgccgctgcagcagcagcagcagcctgcaCAGCCCGGCCCCGCCGCGTCCCCGGCGGGCCCTCCGGCACCCCGCGGGCCCGGGGGCCGGCGCGCCGAGCCATGCCCCGGGCTGCCGGCGGCGGCCATGGGGCGGcacggcggcggcggtggcgacAGTGGCAAGATCGTGATCAACGTGGGCGGCGTGCGCCATGAGACGTACCGCTCGACGCTGCGCACCCTGCCGGGGACGCGGCTGGCCGGCTTGACGGAGCCCGAGGCGGCGGCGCGCTTCGACTACGACCCGGGCGCCGATGAGTTCTTCTTTGACCGGCATCCGGGTGTCTTCGCCTACGTGCTCAACTACTACCGCACTGGCAAGCTGCATTGCCCGGCCGACGTGTGCGGGCCGCTCTTCGAGGAGGAGCTCGGCTTTTGGGGCATCGACGAGACCGACGTGGAGGCCTGCTGCTGGATGACCTACCGGCAGCACCGGGACGCCGAGGAAGCGCTCGACTCCTTCGAGGCACCCGACCCCTCGGGCGCCGCCAACGCTGCCAACGCTGCGGGCGCCCATGACGCGGGCCTGGACGACGAGgcgggcgcgggcggcggcggcctGGACGGCGCGGGCGGCGAGCTCAAGCGCCTCTGCTTCCAGGACGCTGGCGGCGGCGCCGGGGGCCCGCCAGGGGGcgcgggcggcgcgggcggcaCGTGGTGGCGCCGCTGGCAGCCCCGCGTGTGGGCGCTCTTCGAGGACCCCTACTCGTCGCGGGCCGCCAGG TACGTGGCCTTCGCCTCCCTCTTCTTCATCCTCATCTCCATCACCACCTTCTGCCTGGAGACCCACGAGGGTTTCATCCACATCAGCAACAAGACAGTGACGCAGGCCTCCCCGATCCCTGGGGCTCCGCCGGAGAACATCACCAATGTGGAGGTGGAGACAGAGCCCTTCCTGACCTAcgtggagggtgtgtgtgtcgTCTGGTTCACCTTTGAGTTTCTCATGCGCATCACCTTCTGCCCAGACAAGGTGGAATTTCTCAAGAGCAGCCTCAACATCATCGACTGTGTGGCCATCCTGCCCTTCTATCTGGAGGTGGGGCTCTCGGGCCTCAGTTCCAAGGCCGCCAAAGACGTGCTGGGCTTCCTGCGGGTCGTCCGCTTTGTCCGGATCCTGCGCATCTTCAAGCTCACGCGGCACTTCGTGGGGCTGCGCGTGCTGGGCCACACTCTCCGTGCCAGCACCAATGAGTTCCTGCTACTCATCATCTTCCTGGCGCTTGGTGTGCTCATCTTCGCCACTATGATCTACTACGCTGAGCGCATTGGCGCTGACCCCGATGACATCCTGGGCTCCAACCACACCTACTTCAAGAACATCCCCATCGGCTTCTGGTGGGCCGTGGTCACCATGACAACCCTGGGCTACGGAGACATGTACCCCAAGACGTGGTCAGGGATGCTGGTTGGGGCGCTGTGTGCCCTGGCTGGGGTGCTCACCATCGCCATGCCCGTGCCCGTCATTGTCAACAACTTTGGCATGTACTATTCGCTGGCCATGGCCAAACAGAAGCTGCCCAAGAAGAAGAATAAACATATTCCCCGGCCTCCGCAGCCCGGCTCGCCCAACTATTGCAAGCCCGACCCACCGCCACCGCCCCCGCCCCATCCTCACCACAGCAGTGGCAGCATCAGCCCTCCACCACCCATCACCCCGCCCTCCATGGGGGTGACTGTGGCAGGGGCCTACCCACCAGGGCCCCACACGCACCCCGGGCTGCTCAGGGGGGGAGCGGGTGGGCTCGGGATCATGGGGCTgcctcctctgcctgcccctgGGGAGCCTTGCCCATTGGCTCAGGAGGAAGTGATTGAGATCAACCGGGCAG ATCCTCGCCCCAACGGGGACCCTGCAGCAGCTGCGCTTGCCCACGAGGACTGCCCAGCTATTGACCAGCCCGCCATGTCACCAGAAGACAAGAGCCCCATCACCCCCGGGAGCCGGGGCCGCTACAGCCGGGACCGAGCCTGCTTCCTGCTCACTGACTATGCCCCTTCCCCTGATGGCTCCATCCGGAAAG CTCTTGTCACCGCCTGA